One segment of Castanea sativa cultivar Marrone di Chiusa Pesio chromosome 3, ASM4071231v1 DNA contains the following:
- the LOC142627461 gene encoding uncharacterized protein LOC142627461 — protein MGTATVKSTNSLVIIFNHFIVRASLPFHALTYNYSTLTFTNAQISTSSSCSSSLRENVESLNQNQFLESVRDQCKSGTFRNLDHALDLFDEMLHMDPLPSIVDFTGLLAAIARMKHYPVVITLFEQMGSLGIAPNLFTLNVLINSFCHLNCVDFGFSILARIFKLGYQPSQTTLNTLVKGLCLQGKINGAVRLVDEMEKKGYEPDRFTCGTIVNSLCKIGKTEVATSLLRKMEKGNFVLDLTTYNTIIDSLCKDRLVTDALKLLFEMISKGIKPDLFTYNCLIQGVCNFGRWREAATLLNEMVQRKIMPDVHTFSILVDAFCKEGKLKEAKEVFDVMIQRGIEPNIVTYNSLIDGYCMQNRMYEAIKAFNMMAERGCSPDVVSYNILMNRYCKNKRIDDAMSLFHKMSNKGVTPSVVTYNTLLGGFCRVKRPQAALELFHKMQACGKHPDSQTYVVLLDGLCKNKQIAEAMELFQEMEDNNLDHNIVFHNILIDCMCNARELSTARELFDCLPAKGLQPSVSTYNVIIKGLCKEGLIDEASEVLEKMDGNNCSPDDRTYNRIIQGFLKHNKTSKAVKYLQIMVDKGFSANSTTATMLVGLLSSNQVDKSIQDFFQKFV, from the coding sequence ATGGGTACTGCTACTGTTAAATCAACAAACTCTCTTGTTATTATATTCAATCATTTCATTGTTAGAGCAAGCCTTCCATTTCATGCTCTTACTTATAATTATTCTACTCTTACTTTTACAAATGCTCAAATTAGTACTAGTAGTAGTTGTAGTAGTAGTCTTAGAGAAAATGTGGAAAGCCTTAATCAGAATCAGTTCTTGGAATCTGTGAGAGATCAGTGCAAATCTGGAACCTTTAGGAATCTTGATCATGCCTTAGACctgtttgatgaaatgcttcACATGGACCCTTTGCCTTCCATTGTCGATTTTACTGGATTGTTGGCTGCCATTGCAAGAATGAAGCATTACCCAGTTGTCATTACTCTATTTGAACAAATGGGGTCATTAGGAATTGCTCCTAATCTTTTTACTTTGAATGTGTTGATCAATTCCTTCTGCCATTTAAACTGTGTAGATTTTGGGTTCTCAATCTTAGCAAGAATTTTTAAACTTGGTTATCAGCCAAGCCAAACTACTCTAAACACGCTTGTTAAGGGGCTGTGTCTTCAGGGTAAAATTAATGGGGCTGTGAGGTTGGTAGATGAAATGGAGAAGAAAGGGTATGAACCTGATAGATTTACTTGTGGGACAATAGTAAACAGTTTGTGTAAGATTGGTAAGACTGAGGTGGCTACTAGCTTGCTCCGGAAGATGGAAaaagggaattttgtacttgaTCTGACCACATACAACACAATCATTGATAGTTTGTGTAAGGATAGATTGGTAACTGATGCTTTGAAACTTTTGTTTGAAATGATAAGTAAAGGCATTAAGCCAGACCTTTTCACTTACAATTGCTTAATTCAAGGCGTATGCAATTTTGGTCGGTGGAGGGAAGCTGCTACTTTGTTGAATGAGATGGTGCAAAGGAAGATAATGCCAGATGTGCATACCTTTAGCATACTGGTGGATGCATTTTGCAAAGAGGGGAAGCTAAAAGAGGCAAAGGAAGTTTTTGATGTGATGATTCAAAGGGGCATTGAGCCTAATATAGTCACTTATAATTCTTTGATTGATGGTTACTGTATGCAAAACAGAATGTATGAGGCAATCAAGGCATTTAATATGATGGCTGAGAGGGGTTGTTCACCAGATGTTGTTAGCTATAACATATTGATGAACAGgtattgcaaaaataaaagaattgatgaTGCAATGAGTCTTTTTCATAAAATGTCCAACAAGGGAGTGACTCCTAGTGTTGTGACTTACAACACTCTTTTAGGTGGGTTTTGCCGGGTGAAGAGACCTCAAGCTGCACTAGAGCTATTCCATAAGATGCAAGCTTGTGGGAAACATCCAGATTCTCAAACTTATGTTGTCTTGTTAGATGGCCTTTGTAAGAACAAACAAATTGCTGAGGCAATGGAATTGTTTCAAGAGATGGAAGACAACAATTTGGACCATAATATTGTGTTTCACAATATCTTAATTGATTGTATGTGCAATGCTAGAGAACTTTCGACTGCAAGAGAACTCTTTGATTGCCTTCCTGCCAAAGGATTGCAACCTAGTGTCTCAACATACAATGTTATAATCAAAGGGCTTTGCAAAGAGGGACTGATAGATGAAGCAAGTGAAGTGCTTGAGAAAATGGATGGGAACAATTGCTCTCCTGATGATCGTACGTATAACAGAATCATCCAAGGGTTCCTAAAACATAACAAGACATCAAAGGCAGTGAAATATCTCCAAATAATGGTGGATAAGGGTTTTTCAGCAAATTCGACCACTGCAACTATGTTGGTTGGCTTACTGTCATCAAATCAAGTAGATAAGAGcattcaagatttttttcaaaagtttgtttga